The Microbacter margulisiae genomic sequence CACAAACATTGGAGTCATCCATACCATGGCTTGTGTGGAATCATAAGCAGATAAAGTGGTTTTTAAAAAGTCGGATGCGTGAATATCAGGAGATGGAATAGAAAGTAGGTCCCAATTTAATGTGTAAAAAGAAAGACGAGACAGACAAGCTGGAGCACACACCGTTTTGCTAATCGCTATAAATTCAGGGTTTCCCTTATCAAACACCTGCAACTCAAGAGTTCCCCTTCGCGATGTCTGAAGAATAAGATGATGTGCATTTTCATCCCATAGCCGGATATGGATATATCCGTTCATTCCATTAGAAACGGAATCCACTTTTTTATCAAAATAATAAGCCATTAGATCACTTCTGCGGGCTGAATCAAGCGCAAGAACAGAACCAGGCATTGACATAAAAAGTTGCTTCAATGTTGGGGGTTTTGCAACTATGGAAGTTGCTACACTTATCAAACTGACCATTAGAAAACTTCTTAACAAAGTGGTTTTCATTCGTGCATAACTAAAGAGAGAAACATTACTTTCTCTATAAACGTGTGTATGGGCAAAATTAGCATGTTTCATACGACAATAATTTTATTTTAGGAACGGGTGGAATTTACATATTCATATTTTATATTGCTGGATATAAATAATTTACATGCTTATTCCATCTCATTTTGAATTTATTTTTCTATCAAATAGCTTTTTAAATGTCTCCCAATAGTCGACAAACAATTCGTCAAATGAACTGAAATTTTCCGTGTATGTTAAGCCGATTCCTTGCGTGTATAGCGATGGATTCAGTTCCTTGTAATCGTTGGTATGATTGTATGCTCTAACACTCCATTTGCCGTTCTGGGAAAATAAATACTGAATATCCAGATCGCCAATAAATTTAGTTGCAGAAAAATTATCGTCCCTGTAGCCTAAATTACCATTGATAATCCAACGATTGTTTTGATACTGAATGGCAGCTTCGTAATCATTTCCCTGCAAGCTTCCAAGTCCTGACCGGTTCCAGTTCAGTCCAAGATTTAAGCCTTTAACTGCCTGTGAAAGCCAGTTGTTCAATTGGCTCGAAAGCGTTGAAGTGGCAACTGATAAAAGCTCATTTTGTCCCAGTGAATTGGTGGATGTCCGCATATAATCAGGCGTATAGAAACGCCCAAATGCCAATAAATATATAATTTGACGATTCATCATCTCATCCGTGTTGATAATGTTTTTGACTTCACGTTTCAGTTCATCACGGGCATTGGGAAGTTCAATATCAAACTTAATATCAGGATGCAGCAAATTTCCGGTAAGATTCAGTAAACAATTAACCAGAACACTGGTTCGATTGGTTGTTTTCAATAAATCTGCATCCATTAAATCGGCTAGCGATGCATTCACCTGATACGTCGCGTTAATATCAATGGTTGGATTCATCGCAGAGCCATCCCATCGGATTTTGCTCCCATTGTCGATTTTGAAATCTCTGAATAATGCATTCTGAAAAGTAAATAAATAATTTCCACTATTAACAGTATAATTTCCAAACATTTGAAGATCAGATGAAGTTGTATTATACCACACATTTATCAAGCCTGACCCTATTGCATTGATTCTGTCGCCCGCTCTTCGATCGATTAGCAACTCAACGTGCGCTTCAGGAGTTATATTAAATGTGGTATTTATAATTGTCTGTGTATCGGTTGGCTTTAACTGTTTTGGAGTCTCTTTCTTCTGTTCCTTTCCATGATAATCACTCTTGGTGACATAGGTAATAAAGGTATTCGAAATGGATGACTGGGAATTATCTACTGAAAAGACCATGTTAGTTCCGGATTGAGAAGTTGCATTAACATCAATATGCGTGGTATTTCCCTCATCATACACATGCACAGTTCCCGAAGCATAAGCTTTACCCCAGAAATATGAGTTGTTATTCTCCGTTGTGTTCAGTCCCAATAAATTATTTCCCTGCACTTTAACATCATAATGCCAATCTTTCAAATCTGTATTTCGCACAAGCAAAGCCAAATGTCCCTCATGCCCTTCCTGATCTTTAAATGCAAGATCGTGGGCGAAGATAGAACCTCTTCTCAAATGAATAGTATCATTGAATGTATATGTAGTATTCAGATAGCTTAAACCAGCCTGTCCTCCATTGACAAACTGATCGCCAACAATCCAGAAATGCCTGTCTTTCAAAAATAATGAAATAGGCCCGCTTGCAGTCCCTTTCGGAGAAGCAAGAAACGTACATAAATATGGGTTCAGGAAATCTATCGAGAGATGATTTGTTGTTCCGTTAAATGCTAATGAATCCAGTGAAGGATAGAAATTCCCGGACATAGTTACCAAGGTGGAATTTGTATTCTTATTATAAACCTTCACCGAAGCGTTCAGAATGTTGTTTACTCCATCCCAGTGGCTTGTAACATAGTTATCTCCCCAATCGGCATTATTCAATCCAAAGTGATGAATCACCAGATTTGCATTAGCCACCGGATGTTGCAGAGCACCAAACACAGTGACTTTTCCGTTTACCGATCCATTTAAACGGGGAGACTCCAGCTTAATCAGGTCCGAAACATCTTCCAGATGAATACCCAGCAAATCAACATTCAAACTATCACTAGGTTGAGATGAAACAGCGCCGGAAAGATAAAGATGCTGCAAATGGCGCTCTATCCCAAAATGATTAATCCAGAATGTATGAAAATCAGTTGTTATATCACAGGGCAACATATTCCACACAGAATCATTGACCATGATTTGTGTAGGCAAAATGGATATTTTTCCTGTCAACTGATTGTTATTGCGTAAAAAGTTCGTTTGTGTAACCAATTCTCCGGCAAAAGTCGGTTCTTTGTTGTTATCCCAAGACAAGCTGCTCCTTAAGGAATCATTTGCCGCCACAAAATTGGCATAGACATTCAGAATCGACGACCTTTGAAGCAACATCGCATTAAAATTAACTTCACCTTTCTTATTCTGATTGTCGCAAACAAAATGCATATTAGTCAAATGACTTTTCCCAATGGTGGCATCAGGTACATCCAGTGTAAATTTAAACTGATTCTCTTTGCTGTTTAACGATCCCTGGATGGTCCCTCCGCGATGAAGCTGTACGGGCAAGTTCAGAATCGTACCTATCCTGTCAGTTGCAACAGAATCAAGGGTAAAATTCCAGGTCAGATCATTATAATAGGTAAGTTTTTGTCCTTTAGAGAATAACGACGGTAAATACAACGATGTCAAATAGCTCAAATCATTCCCTATTTTGCTCAGGTTGTAATGCCCTTCTATTTTCCCGTTTATCAGATTTGAAGAAACCAACACTTCATTCGTTGTCCCGGATGCCGGATGTGCCTCAATTTTCAACAAAGGCAGCACAAAGCGATCTTGTCCGTTGTCAAGCGACAATTGATTGATAACAAGAGCCCCCTTGGCTTGCCCCAATAAATCGCCTTCAAGATTGGCCTGCAATTGCATGGAAACCGCCAGGTTTTTCCATTTTGGTGTTAAATGCAACGCATAAGGCTTGAAATTTTCAAAAGAAGCAGTAAACTGATACATCGGATTGCTTTTATTCCAGTCGATTAATCCAGCAACATTAAACGTCACATTCGGATCATGAATAGATGCGGTTCCATCAAACTTGCGATTTTTGACTGATGCATCGAATAATATATTCTTATACAAATAATTTCTGAACACAAACGACGAGACGGTTGCATTTGCCTTCAGAACCATCGGCTTATCAGCAGAACTACTTCCTTTTCCCGATGCACGCAACGTCACATTACCTATTTGCGGATTATTCAGGAAAGCTCCTAACTGGAAACCATTCATACTCAATGTTCCGGAATAACTAAAGTCACGCAGTTGATTCGTCGCGCTAAGTTTCAGATCAGTACGCAAATTACCCAACCTGGTGGAAACATTCCCGTAAGCCACCATTTCGCTTAAAAAACCCGTCAGCGATCCGCTGAAATAAATCGTTCCCAAACGCATGACAGGAACTGGCAACATAAATGGCTTATTCGTCAGGTCTGCAATAATATCCTGCAAATGTGCCATATTCAGGTGCATCTGCTTCACGTTGGCATATACAAAGGCATCATTTATATTGGGAAGGCCACTGATCTCAAAATTTCCGTCAAATTTGAAATTATTCTTATTCGTAATCTTCAAATCGTTGCACTTAATATCTGCAATCGTTCCTTCCAATCTGGTTGATAATTTGTATTCATCATCATACCCCTTGAATGCCGGGACAAAACCACTCAAATCGGAGAGAATCACATTTGACGGCAACAATCGGCATTTCAACCTGACTTTGTTCACAAAGTCTGACAAATTGGATAGTTTTCCATACCTGAACGACACGCTATCCAACCGTAATGCACTCTTAGGCATTTCCAGAAGAAAACGAGGGAAAAAGACACGATGCGAATTTCCGACAACAACAGTTTGAAGGTTATTAATCTGAAATCCGGACCGCTCTTTCAATCCCAACGAATGGATCGTTGCGACAAGAGTATCGGATGAAAATTCTTTAAGTGACATGTCAAGGTGAAGATTATCCACATCCATATTTGCCAGGCTAAAATGATTACCTGTCTGGTGTTTGCGTGCATCTGTTAACCGAAATCTACTATGATCCAGCTTGAAACGGCTCACATGAAACGAAATTTTCATCGGGCCATGGATCGTATCTTTAGATGCAAACGCCTTCAACACAAAAGCCAGATTCGATTGTCCTGTCGAATCAATTCGTAAATGACAATCAAATTGATTCATATCTGCTTCGGTAATCGAAACTTTTCGTGCAAACAACTTCCAAAAATC encodes the following:
- a CDS encoding DUF3256 family protein translates to MKHANFAHTHVYRESNVSLFSYARMKTTLLRSFLMVSLISVATSIVAKPPTLKQLFMSMPGSVLALDSARRSDLMAYYFDKKVDSVSNGMNGYIHIRLWDENAHHLILQTSRRGTLELQVFDKGNPEFIAISKTVCAPACLSRLSFYTLNWDLLSIPSPDIHASDFLKTTLSAYDSTQAMVWMTPMFVRYSFDASRASIIATCDQKDFLGKSDWKGLQPDMKTSELRFIFHQGEWKPASK
- a CDS encoding translocation/assembly module TamB domain-containing protein, with translation MMLKSKQKIPNLALVVIAIIVYLFIFGYILLNMTYVQNVVRKQIVSELSETLHTRVDIAQLSFRPFSHFILKGLYLEDQQRDTLLYVHQVNVRIDFWKLFARKVSITEADMNQFDCHLRIDSTGQSNLAFVLKAFASKDTIHGPMKISFHVSRFKLDHSRFRLTDARKHQTGNHFSLANMDVDNLHLDMSLKEFSSDTLVATIHSLGLKERSGFQINNLQTVVVGNSHRVFFPRFLLEMPKSALRLDSVSFRYGKLSNLSDFVNKVRLKCRLLPSNVILSDLSGFVPAFKGYDDEYKLSTRLEGTIADIKCNDLKITNKNNFKFDGNFEISGLPNINDAFVYANVKQMHLNMAHLQDIIADLTNKPFMLPVPVMRLGTIYFSGSLTGFLSEMVAYGNVSTRLGNLRTDLKLSATNQLRDFSYSGTLSMNGFQLGAFLNNPQIGNVTLRASGKGSSSADKPMVLKANATVSSFVFRNYLYKNILFDASVKNRKFDGTASIHDPNVTFNVAGLIDWNKSNPMYQFTASFENFKPYALHLTPKWKNLAVSMQLQANLEGDLLGQAKGALVINQLSLDNGQDRFVLPLLKIEAHPASGTTNEVLVSSNLINGKIEGHYNLSKIGNDLSYLTSLYLPSLFSKGQKLTYYNDLTWNFTLDSVATDRIGTILNLPVQLHRGGTIQGSLNSKENQFKFTLDVPDATIGKSHLTNMHFVCDNQNKKGEVNFNAMLLQRSSILNVYANFVAANDSLRSSLSWDNNKEPTFAGELVTQTNFLRNNNQLTGKISILPTQIMVNDSVWNMLPCDITTDFHTFWINHFGIERHLQHLYLSGAVSSQPSDSLNVDLLGIHLEDVSDLIKLESPRLNGSVNGKVTVFGALQHPVANANLVIHHFGLNNADWGDNYVTSHWDGVNNILNASVKVYNKNTNSTLVTMSGNFYPSLDSLAFNGTTNHLSIDFLNPYLCTFLASPKGTASGPISLFLKDRHFWIVGDQFVNGGQAGLSYLNTTYTFNDTIHLRRGSIFAHDLAFKDQEGHEGHLALLVRNTDLKDWHYDVKVQGNNLLGLNTTENNNSYFWGKAYASGTVHVYDEGNTTHIDVNATSQSGTNMVFSVDNSQSSISNTFITYVTKSDYHGKEQKKETPKQLKPTDTQTIINTTFNITPEAHVELLIDRRAGDRINAIGSGLINVWYNTTSSDLQMFGNYTVNSGNYLFTFQNALFRDFKIDNGSKIRWDGSAMNPTIDINATYQVNASLADLMDADLLKTTNRTSVLVNCLLNLTGNLLHPDIKFDIELPNARDELKREVKNIINTDEMMNRQIIYLLAFGRFYTPDYMRTSTNSLGQNELLSVATSTLSSQLNNWLSQAVKGLNLGLNWNRSGLGSLQGNDYEAAIQYQNNRWIINGNLGYRDDNFSATKFIGDLDIQYLFSQNGKWSVRAYNHTNDYKELNPSLYTQGIGLTYTENFSSFDELFVDYWETFKKLFDRKINSK